Part of the Quercus robur chromosome 5, dhQueRobu3.1, whole genome shotgun sequence genome, CAGTCTTTCATTCGTCCATGTCTTCCAACAGTATTGAATCTTTCTAGTTAGCTGTTGCTTTCCTGCTATTATTTCacttatttgtttttccttggTTAGGATTATCATACTAGTGAAACCTCAAGCTTTTGCTTGGTGAATAGCTTCCCTGGCTGCCAACGTTATTGAGTGCTTTGGATTCAAGTCTTTACTGGAATGACACCctttaaacaaatattttccCTCCCTGTCTTTTGTTAAGTAGGCTATTCATCCTCGTTGCAGCATTTTTCTGTTATGCCCTTCAATGAGTAGAAGAATCTACCAATCTTCCTGTcttcttcttaattttagaTTGGAAATAAGTCACTGAGTGATTCCTTCTTCCCTCTTGATGTAGGCTCTGTTGTACTTGTCAATCAAAATGTTACAAGCCATTAGTATTTCATAAGGGTTTGGTACCTTACCTTCAAATAGGAAAAGCTTAAGCTTGAGAGGTAAAAAGAATTTAGGAAAAGCTTTAGCCATTAGTATTGAGTGATCTCCTGCTCTAACActataataaattatcaatattccaaaaaaataagtttttaggaaaatagtgaatataatcatttaaccatatctctaatttttttaaaaaaaaatattttgaaacagGTCAAATGATGACTTCCTTTCATTAATTCTGCTTTTCCTTTGCTGAAATATCTTTCTAGATTTACACTTTGTTTGGTTGCAATTGAGGGAAAAGAAATGACATgagggagaagaaaaaaaaaaaaaggaaaacactttctctaatgaatgtttagaaacaagaagagaaagagaaaagaaaagagaagaattaTTATGCTttcctttgtttggtttgtagagggaaaagaaatgagaagaaaaatatatgattttttttttaatttctataccCACTTGAGATTGAGagtaataaatttgaaattttggacaAAGGGGTAATTTCTTTAACATGAAAAGTCAAAAGTGATTGTTTATTGCTCTTTTTCCCTTCAAATTCGCCAAAATTGGGTGGATAGCTAAAAGTGGGCCCAGCAGATTGTGTTTcaactgtttttcttttctctcttagaATCCAAACAAGAGAAATAACATGACTTCCtttcatttctcttcttttccctctctttcACTCTTTTCCAAACATAGTGTTAGAGttcaagagagagatagaaaagtgaaaaagacatcaaaatctgaaaatgaaacaATGGAACTAAAGGATACCTTTACATTAAACAAtgcaaaagaaatcaaacaaaaatgatgcaaaagaaaattatttcaaaaatgtCATAATAGTACCTTGACATATATCTTCATTCAAATCTTTTATCAGGATGTTCTCATATTCCCCATTGGACTATCCAAATTCCTCGAACACATTGAAGTCAATCCCACCAAATATGTGGAGCCCACCTCCTTCAGACACTGGCAACGAGTTTTAGCTCCACACAATCATATGCAACTCCTTTCTACTAAGGGCCTCCTTCTCTTGCGGCTATTGTTGATGTTGATTTTTTGTGCTTTTAGTAATTGTTGTTGAGAAATACTTCGGGTTGGGCATACGGTATGGCACAACAATCTGCGTAGGATGAAACCTGGACCTCGGAGAAGAGAAGGTCTGAGCCTTTTGTGCACAATTCTCTTTGAAATTTGACCACGTCTTGGTTGGACTTCTTCATAGTTGTCACGAAAGATACCAGAATTCTGAGGAGGAGAATGAGAACAAATACATTGTACATGGACTCCCATTCCTTTAATGAAAGGAGTAGATTTTTTTGGTGCAAAAGGTGGAAAAAAGATTTCACAAAAAAGCTCAACATGATTCCGACGGCCTAGGTTCAAGTCTTGAAATTGCTTCTGCAATGAGCTTGGAGGTCTGCAGTAAAACCAAAGATGGTCAAACCTATTTTTGAATAAGATTCCTCTTCTAAATGTTCGTCTATTACCATTGACAGAAATGTCGACATGATAACAATAATCGCTATAATCATCCTCCATTCCAAAAGCAACACATAGGCCAAATGTTGGAAATTCTGGACCCATCCAAAATGATATGGACCTTCCAACACTTTGATGGTTGAACCAACTTGGAATCTCATGTCCAGGTAGTATAATTACATATTCACTAACTTCTTGGGATATTCTACTAGATAACTGTGGATCCATTGATTCATCACTTCTGACACCTAAACATGATATATTTGGTGGAAGCCCTAAAATTTCTCCAAACTGCATCATATTAGCAAATTCAACAAATGACAAGTTAGCAAATCTACTCATGTATTTTTGAAGGAAATATAAATTGTTTCTTGATAActttgagagagggagagaaagaaaccTGAAGGAATAATTTGCTTGATAATTGTGAATCCAATGAGTGGCAGTTTGATGTAAGGACTTTTATTATACTTTGTGGAAGACTTGGAATTTCCAGAAGCTTATTGCACCTTTCGATAAAAAGCATATGTAGTCTCTCAAATCTGCCAAAGAATTTTGGGAGGGTAACAACATTGCTATCGGTGATGTATAAACTTTCCAATGAGAAGGGGCAACAAGAAGTCAGTATAAAATCTATTTCAGCACGAATCTTAAAGAAACTAAGAGATAAATAATTCAAGCTCGGAAAAATATATTGGGAAAGGCCTTTATAAGAATCGCATGGTGGTTGCCTATCATTCTCCAATTCCTTTGGAAATATGACATCACCATAAAGAGAGAGCCTCTCAATATGTTGCAATTTATAAATGCTGCTTGGAAGATATAGTGAATGGTTTCCGAGGAGTAAAGTCTTAAGCCCAATGAGATTCCCAAATGATGAAGGCAACTCACAAATACCAGTTGAGTGCAGTGCTAACTTGTCTAAACATTCCATTTCTTGAGAAATATCAGGGAACTTCTTGAGGCTTGAGCAACCTGTAAGTGTCAAAGATGCAAGAGATTTCATCATGAGGTAGCTTGGAAGAATTTGAAGTTTAGTGCAATTGCTAAGTTCCCATACTTCAAGCTTTTGAAGACGCCCTACGGAGTCATGAACCTCAACTAAATTTGTACAATACTTAAGATCCAATTCTTTAATGTTTGGGGCCTGAGATAAGTCAGGTAATTTCCTAATGTATTCACACCAACtgaaattcacatatttaagGTTTCAGACGAAAAAATctgtagaagaaaaaaaaatattaatatagtCTAATGaagtaataatttataaatattaaagaaCATACCTGTGTGAATTGATTCTCCAATCGACTACGAGACATGTTGAGCGCAACCAATTTTTTAGGACAAAAGTTGGATGGCAATGAAGAAAATGGATATCCAGGCCAATCAAGAAACCTTAATTCATTGGGAAGATATTCAAGGCATCCAAAACTGTTTAGATTATGAATTATAAGAAATCTGAGATTTTTCATCTTAAGAAATTGCTTCTTTAATTGCATCGTCATTGGCTTAGGTGAGCACAACATTATACCTTGAATTTTATCTGACCCCTAGTTGGACAAAAGGTAAGTGAAtcacattacaaaataattttttctataaaaaaaggcgatttataaggaaaagaaaaatagagaagaaagtgAAAACATCTACTATATGAAGAAAATGGAGAAAGtgaattaaaacaaattatacCATATTTTTGGCTAGTATGTCAAGAGCATCCTCATAACACCATATCCTGCTACGTTCTTTGGGCTTATGTGGTGATTCTTGTCGAACAATGTCCCTACCCATTTGTTGTAGCAAGTCATGCATCGACAATTTATTATATTGATCAACAGTCACAAGACACTTGTCAATAATTTTTGGAATACCAGATATTGGGtataaatcacaagtttctAGTATATCCACAACATAATCCATGTAATGTCCATtgaagaaacatgcaatatcaagaaaaatatcCCGTTCAGTTTCATCTAATTCTTCATAACTTATTTTCAGTATTTTCTGAATACCTATATTAggaaatttttcatacttacgTAATGCACTTTTCCATTCAGCTTTTGTTCTTCCATAAAAATCAGCACCCATTATTGTTAGAGCTAATGGAAGACCTTTCGCATAGCGTATTACTTGGTTTGCAAGTTCCAAATAATCTTCCTTGGGTTTGTTTCTCTTGAAAGCATGTTGATTAAAAAGTTCAATAGCTTCTTGTTCATTTAATCCCTTAACCTCATAGGTTGAAAGACCATTTCCAAGAGGAGCTACCAAGTGCTTATCTCTTGTTGTTATAATAATTCTACTTCCCGAAGCAAACCAATCACATTTTCCAAGCAAACTTTCTATCTGATCTAATTCATCCACGCCATCAAGAATTATAAGAACCCTTTTGCAACAAAGACTTTCATTTATCATGTTGATTCCTCTCGATATGCTACTCACTTTCAAATTCCTATCCCCTAAGATTTCAAAAAGAAGTGTCTCTTGCAGTTGGGTTATACCTCCATTTGTCTTTGAATTCTGGCTGATATTCTCTAGAAAGCTACTTCCatcaaaaagattaaaaaacctATTATAAATAGCTTTTGCAATTGTCGTTTTACCAACTCCACCAAGGCCATAGATTCCTACCATGCGAACATCATTTGATTCAATATCTAAAAGTATTTTTATGGCCTCAACTCGAGAACTTATACCAACAGGATATTTAGCAACAAATAATGGCATTcgattaaattttgaatttgataccTCTTCAACAATTCTTtggataaattcaaattcagtACAACTGCAATTCACAgagcaataaaaaaatgtagtgagttaaaatataataagaaaataagaacaTAAACTAAATTCAAGATTCAAGATGTTTAGTTTGTACATTACAATTAAAGTTTCACTAATTAAAGTAAGTGACATATAACTCACAGATTGATgaactattattttattagcacCTCTTTTGGTGAGCTAGCAAATTAGTTGTCACAGTACTCCTAACCTAATGAATGAGTTAGGCATGGACAACAATCATACACTTATAAAGTTTTCACTTTACATGCATGCAATGCCTTCTTATATAGTGGTAACTATACTGAAAGAACTCTCAATAATTCAATTGCCAAAACAATCTCTGATAtaataatgaaaacaaaaatccaagACCTCATGTgcaaaaaatactaaattgttgcaagaaaaacaataactttcataaataagatatttatttttaacaatttcataCTATCTTCTCAGTGATATAATACCATTCCTGAATTCCCTCAACCATAAAATATCGATTTTTAATCATAAGAACTATCAAATTTCTTGCATTCAGTCCCCAATTcacaaagaaaaattcaaaaatcatgaCCTCTGTCTAGATCTACTAACCGTCTTTCACGGGAAAAAATCGCCAaagatttataataaaaaatattattcctAGGAAACTACTATTCCAAAACAATATATCaattaataacaaaaagaaattttagtGTCCTTAGCTTGGGAATCTCTAGCCTCTTCTCTCAAGTGTTTGGGTAGTCTCCTCCTGGGGGTTGTTTGAGGTAGAAACAACTAATGGGTCTAAGCAAGGCTAGGGTGTCTAACCTAGGGTATAAATATTATAACctaggggtggcaatttgtTTTGGTAGATCGTGTCAAAGTAGTTGAATTATATTACATGGGTCAATCTTAACATAACCCATTTAATGATCATGTCAAAATTGCTAAATTCTAACATTACCCATTTATTAACAGGTTGACATGACACAATCTATGTAACATGCTTAGTAAATAGTTTTTGCTGGATTGACTAAGATACGACCCATTCAACCTATTTCCTAAACATGTTGTATTAAGTTGGCATAAATACAATCCATTTCAACTAACTAAAAgaatttgacacaaaattattaacaaatttttatatttgcaAGCAAGAAATCCACTCCCCAATGTAACCAACTCAATACCTCTTGATCCACTTCCTCCACTCCTTAGTTTAATCCATGTGTTCCCATTTGAGAAATACTTCAAAGCCTTCATCGGTAACTTCTCTACAGTCCCATTCTGAGTGAGATTCGAGTTGCTAAAGATGCTGCTTATGCTTCTGTACCTTCTAACTCAACTTCTTACTTCGACCCGTGATCCTCCCTCAAGCCTCAAGGAGACCTTAGCTACATTGTTAGATAAGGTGCATCTTATGCATGTGGATGTTCATCAGGTACAATACACATAGACATTACATGGGTAGAGGTTGGGTACACTAACCACAAAGATTTACCAACTAAACACCCACGTAGGTCGTGTGCTTTGACAGGCGTTCTGCATTCGTGAGATCAGCCCCCCCAACATCGACAATGGTGAGGTGTTACCTCAACCATTGGCtagttcctaaaaaaaaaaaacctcaaccTTTTGTAACACCCCACTTTCTTTATCTGTAAgagtgaggaagaaagaaacaaaaaaataaaataaaataaaaagaagtgaagaagaaggaagaaagaaaactcTGGAGGAGAAAGGATAGATAAAAACAAGAAAGATAAAAGTTGTGGAAATGTGGACTGTGGAGAGCGTGACGTGTGGAGATAAAAAGTAAAAgggccaaaaaatttaaaagaatataaaaatggaGAGAGGAGAAGGAATGGGGgagaaaaaactcaaaaagagaggaaaaaaattggaagagaaagtgctttttttgttttgttttgtttttttttttttttttcattgaaggAAGAGAAAAGTTTTGGTTAGTGGGCAATGTTatggacaaaaacaaaaacaaaattatgttaaagttttaatacaaaaatGCTTATTAAAAAAGATTAATGTAAAAAACATTTTGTACAAATTCATATTATAGTGGAATAGTCTAATTAAAAATTGGGATATCGCAtctcttatattaaaaaaaaataaagaaattgtgTACTACAGTagtataattaataaagaattTATGTAGTATAATTTTACTCCTGACTTTTGAGCAGTACAATAGTTTAGTTCTTCCTCAAGTTGTGGTattaagggtctatttggttgGAATGATAGAAAAATAGGAGGATAAAAAATGGTAGGAGagtagaaaaaattttaatttctctcatttttgtttggttgggagtggaaaaatggaaggatgaaaaaagtaagtttgtataaatttacgcatatacccttgttaaaaaatgatgaccaattaaaaccaaaaaaaggataaacaaccaaaaaaaatcaatcacctaaatttattaaaaaaaataaaaatcattcctagaaaaaaaaatcacatctaaacaaaaaaacacaaaagaaagcaaaagaaaaaaaaaaaaaatatatatatatatatatatatatatgagcacGGGACGTGTAGGAAGCTTgcccagtaaaaaaaaaaaaaaaaaaaaaaaaaaaaaaaaaaaaaaaaaaaaaaaaaaaaagaggcaacatctaggaggaaagaaaaagaaaaaaaaggggaaaaaaaatgaagagcaACGTGGACAAGCCCATGTGCAACTGAacatgggcatttttgtccAAAAATGATGTCCAATTTTtcccttcagttttctctctattttggagagaaaattttttggtGGGCTTGAAAGAAAACACATGCATCCcctcatttattttccttcatcTCCATCAAACCAAAAGTTTAGGCTTTAGACATAAAGTTGCATGGAGAGTCCAATTAGGTGAAGGCATAATCTTATTGGAGTCCTACTTctaatacttttaaaattttctaaataatttGCGAGAGAAATTCCTAATTAGTTGGTATATAAGGCAACCTAATATTAAGTTCTTTTATTTCTATCATTAACCTATAACTAATTACTTTAGTAGAAAATgtgatgacaaaaaaaataaataaataaataaaataccttTCAAAATTTGTCAAAACTTAGGTAAAAAGAATAAGTAGAATAACCAAATAGTTAGGTTGGGTAGTTGTTTTAACAATAGAATATAGTGGTCAtcataaaaccaataaaactctaaaaagtACAAGAGTAAACACTAAATACATACTTGTGCTTGTAATGCCAACGAGATATATTGGCTGCTTCATGTAGAGCATCCCTCCACCTTTGTATCTTTTTGTTATccttaaatttttcttcatgttgaGTGAGTGCTTCCCCAAACTTCCCTTTCTGGTTACTAACATCTGATGGATCCACATTGTAAAACACCGGTAGCACCAACTGATCATTCTTCTTACACTCAACAATTTTAACAAGTTCATCCAAGCACCAAGTGGAGGATGCATAGTTTTCAGAAAATATGATTATTGAAATGGTTGAGTTCTCAATGGTTTTGAGAAGTTCTGCAGAAATTTCTTCTCCCCTTGGGAGCTTATCATCAATGAAGGTGTTAATACCTTGCTGACATAAAGCATTATACAAATGGCTTATAAAACTAAGGCGGGTATCTTCACCTCTGAAACTCAAAAAGATTTGAAAGTTCTTGGGTTGTTGCGttaaagagaaagaggaagatgAGGCTACTTTGCTAGTCACAAGCGCCATCAGGATTTATGAGCAATCGGATGAGAAGATCTGAAATTCAAAGGAGATGAAGGAAAGCTATGAAGTGGCTTGTCAATATATAACTAAGTAAAGTGAATGAAGAATTCAAGGTAAGTGAATGGATGCAAGAGGATACTTTGATTTAGTCTTGCATTTAGTGTGACCAATaactttttaaactttcaagAGACAATAAATACTTTTTACATTACAATATCATGGAAATTTTTAAGTGAAGCCCAAAATAACTGTTACAAACCCATAGGTAAAACTCGCCCTTAAAAACTGGCTTGCAAGTGGAGGATGTCCAAGAGCTAATATACACATGTTTAACCTTATACTTAATCCATGTGggacactaggatcataacataccACCATACTTCATAGCCAACATCCACGACAGCTCACTCTATCGATATTGACCCGATAGTAGtcctttctcccttttttttggtaGCTCCACTCACCTATCAATTATTCAATGACTTAGTAAGCCATTTTAATTTAGCCTCTAGGTCACCCTCTCCGAGACCTAACCACAAAACCGCAACTCATTTGATTTCATATTCAATAAGCTACATTTGATTAGCTGACGTAGTGGTTGGCTCTAATGCAAAATGTTACAAACTTATGGGTATAACTCATCCTTTAAAACTAGCTTGCAATGGGAAAGTGTTCAAAAgcttatatacatatatttaaacTTATACTTATCCATGTAGAAAATTAGGATCATAACAATAACTATCTATTTGATCTTTGGAAAATACTTGAGTTGTCTATAGGTATTGCTCCGAGCTCTCACATAAGGGTCTCACATGAGAGCTCGAAGCATTGCTTCAAGACTACCTAATTAAAAATTACCCTTGAACTTTATTGAAACCATACCAATGATTATAATCAAACTTTTCACATTGCAAAATCTTCTCAAACTTTTCACATTGCAAAATCTTAGAAGATTTTGCAGGAAACCAAAATTTTCTGAGTATGAGCTTCCAAGCAAAACTCTACACACCTAAAATGGgcccttataaaaaatttgtacttATTGTGAatgttgaaactttttttttttttttttttaatgattgctAATGCACTATTGTgtaaagagaaatgatatgtctataacattttcacaatatttatacaacaaatcttaagtagtagattgttattagttgttattgttggggggaaaaagtaatcttagtattaagtttaaatttaaactaataataactaaccacctatgatttgttgtgaaaatattgtggacataacactttttattttgtaaaaattatatagtcAAATTTGTAGTATCTTTATCATTACTCAAACCATGaacccaacaaaaaatataagCCATTAACCCAACCTTGACCCCAATACAAATGGTCGATCAAAGTAACAGATGTAGATTGAATcatgaaaaattatcttatgacCAGATTTTATAAGACGTTTTTCCCACAACAGGTGTAAATCTTATACACACATGTCCCACATAGATACCCCGCAGATATCCATCTTTCACGCACTCCTACAAAGTTCAAAGAATGGTCTACacgtttttaactttttttttttttttttttaatggtcacCCATTTTTAACTTTTCTAGAAAAGTAGCGATATTTGATTATTTCTCTACAGActtcttctcttttcctttttcttgggATTCCCCCAAAATCAATTCCACTACAGGCATGAACAAGACTTTTTGTCAAAACTTTCAGTCTCTTTCAAGTCAATTGCACCTACCAAAACGAGAAATGAACGTGTGAAAAGTCTGAAAAGTCTATTGATTTCTCTATACATAAAAAAGAGTCCATGCTTAAAGCTACAGTAACACAGCTATTGTaaatttggtttattcaattttaCTGTTTCACTTTtactggctttttttttttttttttttttttttttttttttttaaatttggggcAATATCGGTTAGAAcacgctttttattttttattctttttatatacatataagtTGTtatccttataaaaaaaaataaacacaacaaaTTGATGGTAGTTAATGCTTAAAATTACCGTAGTTTTGATTTATCCAATTCCCACTATTTCACTTTCACtggctttcttttcattttttttttcctacaaagtTCAAAGAATGGCCTACacgtttttaactttttttttttatttatttttttttattttttatggtcacACGTTTTTAACTTTTCTAGAAGCTATATTTGATTCTTTCTCTACAGACttcttctcttttcctctttcttaGGATTGCCCCAAAATCAATTCCACTTCAGGCATGAACAAGACTTTTTGTCAAAACTTTCAGTCTCTTTCAAGTCAATTGCACCTACCAAAACGAGAAATGAACGTGTGAAAAGTCTGAAAAGTCTATTGATTTCTCTATACATAAAAAAGAGTCCATGCTTAAAGCTACAGTAACACTGCTATTGTAgatttggtttattcaatttcgctgtttcacttttttttttttttttgggggggcaATATCGTATAGAAcacgctttttattttttattctttttatatacatataagttgttatccttaaaaaaaataaataaataaataaacacaacaaATTGATGGTTGTTAATGCTTAAAGTTACCGTAGTTTTGATTTATCCAATTCCCACTATTTCACTTTCACtggctttttttgtttttgtttgtgtgtgtgaataaTATCATATTGAAcacgctttttattttttatttttttatatacatatgagctgttatctttaaaaaatatatattaacacaataaattatcacaatatATCAATTGTAGAGGTGTAAATTCCATAtaggccaaaataaaataataaaacgtCATATTGGAACctaccacaactaaaaataaagttactgtgaaaaaaaaatgtgtgacaTACATTCACAagattttttacaatatttttataataaatcatagacggtaaattgttattggatataatttaaacttatcaatgaaattactttttcgCCCACTAATAACAACCCTAACAACCTATAACTAATAGAAgtcttctcttttcctttttcttaggATTGCCCCAAATTAATTCCACTTCAGGCATGAACAAGACTTTTTGTCAAAACTTTCAGTCTCTTTCAAGTCAATTGCACCTACTAAAACGAGAAATGAACGTGTGAAAAGTCTGAAAAGTCTATTGATTTTTCTATACATAAAAAAGAGTCCATGCTTAAAGCTACAGTAACACTGCTATTGTAgatttggtttattcaatttcgccgtttcaaatttttttttttttttttttttttttttgggcaatatCGTATAGAAcacgctttttattttttattctttttatatacatataagttgttatccttaaaaaaaaataaataaataaacacaacaaATTGATGGTTGTTAATGCTTAAAGTTACCGTAGTTTTGATTTATCCAATTCCCACTATTTCACTTTCACtggctttttttgtttttgtttgtgtgtgtgtgaataatATCATATTGAAcacgctttttattttttatttttttatatacatatgagctgttatccttaaaaaatatatattaacacaataaattgtcATAATATAACAATTGTAGAGGTGTAAATTTCATAtaggccaaaataaaataataaaacgtCATATTGGAACctatcacaactaaaaataaaggtactgtgaaaaaaaaatgtgtgacatacattcataagattttttataatacttttataataaatcatagacggtaaattgttattggatataatttaaacttatcaatgaaattactttttcgcccaccaataacaaccctAACAACCTATaacttgtgatttgttgtgaaaatattgtggatataacatttttcttttgaaaatatttagacACTTTGTTGTCatcataataatttcacaactaCTCTAGTGTCAATTatttacaagtcaaaataaaatataacaaaattataaagttaTTACGAAAATGTTGTACCGTTatgttgtgtttttatttttatttttattttttgtttagtcaactttgttgagccaaaattcactatttcacatatagttttcttgggttgactttggaaaagagcaaatatatcatattgttattctttcaattaaatcctaattaaaacttatgattcttaaaatattctATTGTGTAGTGGCTAAAATACTCCCACTAAATTTgaacatcccaaaaattttcttcatgtattttgagttttagatggtaATAATGCATGGAATGTTGTAATGTTAATATaaggtgttttatttgttacctagagaacattgattttctaggtttaaatctttgaaacttataatttatctaatggaaAATTCGATGACACAtgttttttgttatgtttttgtttttttccttttcttgccTAAAATCggtgttcattaaaaaataactaagtTAAAGATTTTACATAAACTCAtgtaaaatgataaagaagaaagtatgaatgagaaaattttcattgtgtATGATTAAAGGTATTTGATGAAGAGTTTCAATTGTAGCGACATcatttattgcaaaaatttaaatattgtgacaagGTTTTCTCAAAACTCAGTTGCTTATTGTTGAAAAATGATGATGTTCGTTATCATTCTTAAAAGTTTTTAATGAGTAAATATTGCTCTTAGCAAATAggtatcaaaattcttatacgAATGAGATTAACCTTGTATAacatacattatatatatatatatatatatatatatatagtttcatacttcttcaaataaaaattacatctTAATTTTCTCACTCAAGAGGTAACACGTGCAgtagtatatataaaaagcgTGAATGCTTAAAGCTATAGTAGTAGCTACAGtggagtcttttgggttaatattgtaaaattcaAAGTCAATTTATGTTATACGAACTGTTCAAAGATAATTGGGAAActgaggagagagactgaatttcgacaatggcattgccgaaattcagccaaaaagcaggagagagaataagaaaaggaggag contains:
- the LOC126724724 gene encoding disease resistance protein RPV1-like — translated: MALVTSKVASSSSFSLTQQPKNFQIFLSFRGEDTRLSFISHLYNALCQQGINTFIDDKLPRGEEISAELLKTIENSTISIIIFSENYASSTWCLDELVKIVECKKNDQLVLPVFYNVDPSDVSNQKGKFGEALTQHEEKFKDNKKIQRWRDALHEAANISRWHYKHNCTEFEFIQRIVEEVSNSKFNRMPLFVAKYPVGISSRVEAIKILLDIESNDVRMVGIYGLGGVGKTTIAKAIYNRFFNLFDGSSFLENISQNSKTNGGITQLQETLLFEILGDRNLKVSSISRGINMINESLCCKRVLIILDGVDELDQIESLLGKCDWFASGSRIIITTRDKHLVAPLGNGLSTYEVKGLNEQEAIELFNQHAFKRNKPKEDYLELANQVIRYAKGLPLALTIMGADFYGRTKAEWKSALRKYEKFPNIGIQKILKISYEELDETERDIFLDIACFFNGHYMDYVVDILETCDLYPISGIPKIIDKCLVTVDQYNKLSMHDLLQQMGRDIVRQESPHKPKERSRIWCYEDALDILAKNMGSDKIQGIMLCSPKPMTMQLKKQFLKMKNLRFLIIHNLNSFGCLEYLPNELRFLDWPGYPFSSLPSNFCPKKLVALNMSRSRLENQFTQKYVNFSWCEYIRKLPDLSQAPNIKELDLKYCTNLVEVHDSVGRLQKLEVWELSNCTKLQILPSYLMMKSLASLTLTGCSSLKKFPDISQEMECLDKLALHSTGICELPSSFGNLIGLKTLLLGNHSLYLPSSIYKLQHIERLSLYGDVIFPKELENDRQPPCDSYKGLSQYIFPSLNYLSLSFFKIRAEIDFILTSCCPFSLESLYITDSNVVTLPKFFGRFERLHMLFIERCNKLLEIPSLPQSIIKVLTSNCHSLDSQLSSKLFLQFGEILGLPPNISCLGVRSDESMDPQLSSRISQEVSEYVIILPGHEIPSWFNHQSVGRSISFWMGPEFPTFGLCVAFGMEDDYSDYCYHVDISVNGNRRTFRRGILFKNRFDHLWFYCRPPSSLQKQFQDLNLGRRNHVELFCEIFFPPFAPKKSTPFIKGMGVHVQCICSHSPPQNSGIFRDNYEEVQPRRGQISKRIVHKRLRPSLLRGPGFILRRLLCHTVCPTRSISQQQLLKAQKININNSRKRRRPLVERSCI